In Actinobacillus equuli, the genomic stretch ATAACATTTTCATAATTGTCCTTCCATAATAAAGATAAAAAAATGGTAATACTCCATTTTGGCTTCACGTGAGACGAACAAATAACCGCTTAGTTCTTCAAATTTTTATAAACTTTGGTAAAGTTTGAACGCTTGCCCATCCGACATACTGGCTAGATAATCGCAAATCACACGAGGGCGTTTTGCCACTTCAGCCTGTTGCCAACGTAACGCAACATTTTGTGGTAATAAACGCTCCGGATCAGTACTTAACATATCGAATAATGCCATTAAAATTCGCTGACCTTTGTATTCCACTCTTTGCGTCTTCACATCACAAATCACATATTGATACACAAAGCGTTTTAAAATTTCCAACACACATTTCACATCGTCCGGTAAATAAGCGTTAAAACGTAGTAACGGCTCATCAAAGCCCGGCTGCTCACGCCATTGGACATTGGTCACAAAATAATTGACTAACGCACCGATTACATCTTTACGTTCATAACGATGTTGTGAAAATAATTTCTGGCTAAGGGTCGGTAAAATCGTTTGAATCCAACTAGAAGAACATTGTGCTAATTGTTGCTCTGCTTGTTGCCATGATTGTGGCGTGACCATACCGCCGGCAATCGCATCTTCCAAATCGTGTACGCCGTATGCAATATCATCGGCAAGTTCCATAATGCTGCAATCCAGCGATTTATATTTAGTTTTATGCGGTTCAAGCGAATCTTTACTGAAACTTATCGTACGCAATAATTTACGATCTTGCTCGCTTAACGGCGCTAATACCCAATCGAAAAAGGTTTGGTCATCGCTAAATATGCCTTTACAGGTTTTGAATTGGTGTAAATTGATATAGGGCGACTCGGCAAATTGCGGACGTGTTTGCGGTTCGGTTTCTTCAAGCAGTGCCGGATATTTAACAATTCCCAACAAGGTTCTGCGCGTGAGGTTCATACCGTGTTGCGGTGTATAAGGTTCAAGTTGGGTAACGATCCGAAATGACTGAGCATTACCTTCGAAACCACCATACTCATGCATTTTATAATTGAGCGCCATCTCTCCACCGTGTCCGAACGGCGGATGCCCAATGTCGTGAGCAAAGCAAAGCGATTCAATCAAACTACGAGATGGCAATAAAGCGGTTAAATTTTCAGCTAAATTTGCAAATTTTTGATCGGAAACGACCGCTTGAAAGGCTTGTTTTTCTCGTAATAATTTCGCACGGATACTACTGCCGATCTGCGCCACTTCAAGTGAATGGGTCAAGCGAGTACGATAAAAATCATCTTCACCGACTGCGTGAATCTGCGTTTTAGCTTGCAGGCAACGAAAGGCTTCGGAATGCAAAATTCTTGCGCGATCTCGCTGAAACGGTGAACGGTGGTCTTGTTCCCGTTTTTTATCCGCCAAAAAACGTTCGGTCCAAACATTCGAAATCATCTTTCCCCCTTTTTCATATATAATAACTGACTTTACGAATTTGATTTTACACTAAAAATGGCACTGTTCTACTCTGAAAAAGCTGCAAAACAGCAAGCAAAAAAATCGGCAAAAACGACCGCTTGTCCGCCGGTTACCATTCAATCTTTGGATTACCAAGGCTTAGGCGTAGCAAAAATAGCCGGTAAAACTTGGTTTATCGAAAATGCCTTACCTAACGAACAAGTTGAAATCCAAATATTGGAAGAAAAACGCCAATACGGACGAGCAAAAGCGGTTAAAATTTTAAAGCAATCCGTCGAACGCCAACAGCCGAGTTGTGCTCTCTACGGCAAATGCGGTGGCTGCCAAATGCAGCATATTCCGCTAGATTTGCAACGTGAAACCAAACAACAGGCACTTTTTCAACGCTTACAAAAATTGCAATCACAGCCGATTGATTTTCAGCCGATGATTGTCGGTAACGATAAAAGCTATCGCCGCCGAGCAAAACTCAGTATTGCGTTACAAAATAATCAGTTAGCGATTGGTTTTAGAATGCAAAATTCAAACCAAATCATACCGCTTGAGCAATGTGAAGTGTTGGTGGAACCGCTTTCTCAGCTTATCAAACCGTTGCAAAGCCTATTTAACACTTGGCAGAACAAAAAGGCGCTTGGGCATATTGAACTGGTTCAAGCGGATAATACCATTGCGATGCTGGTGCGTAACGTAGGACAATTTCATTCGCAAGACAGCCAAAACTTACAACAATTTGCCGAACAACATTCACTTTCGCTGTATGTTATGACCGCTGAAAATGCTATCGTTCAATTAAATGGTGAAGCACCGTACTACCAAATTCAT encodes the following:
- a CDS encoding anti-phage deoxyguanosine triphosphatase is translated as MISNVWTERFLADKKREQDHRSPFQRDRARILHSEAFRCLQAKTQIHAVGEDDFYRTRLTHSLEVAQIGSSIRAKLLREKQAFQAVVSDQKFANLAENLTALLPSRSLIESLCFAHDIGHPPFGHGGEMALNYKMHEYGGFEGNAQSFRIVTQLEPYTPQHGMNLTRRTLLGIVKYPALLEETEPQTRPQFAESPYINLHQFKTCKGIFSDDQTFFDWVLAPLSEQDRKLLRTISFSKDSLEPHKTKYKSLDCSIMELADDIAYGVHDLEDAIAGGMVTPQSWQQAEQQLAQCSSSWIQTILPTLSQKLFSQHRYERKDVIGALVNYFVTNVQWREQPGFDEPLLRFNAYLPDDVKCVLEILKRFVYQYVICDVKTQRVEYKGQRILMALFDMLSTDPERLLPQNVALRWQQAEVAKRPRVICDYLASMSDGQAFKLYQSL
- the rlmD gene encoding 23S rRNA (uracil(1939)-C(5))-methyltransferase RlmD — translated: MALFYSEKAAKQQAKKSAKTTACPPVTIQSLDYQGLGVAKIAGKTWFIENALPNEQVEIQILEEKRQYGRAKAVKILKQSVERQQPSCALYGKCGGCQMQHIPLDLQRETKQQALFQRLQKLQSQPIDFQPMIVGNDKSYRRRAKLSIALQNNQLAIGFRMQNSNQIIPLEQCEVLVEPLSQLIKPLQSLFNTWQNKKALGHIELVQADNTIAMLVRNVGQFHSQDSQNLQQFAEQHSLSLYVMTAENAIVQLNGEAPYYQIHGIKLGFSIRDFIQVNGNLNEKMVDKALEWLNLSAQDRVLDLFCGMGNFTLPIAKQAGFVVGVEGVQPMVAQAKQNQAASGLKNIEFYQTNLDEPFADKAWASEPFNKVLLDPARNGAFFCLDHLAALNPETIVYVSCNPATLVRDAEKLIQAGYKLQKAAMIDMFPHTGHLESISLFTK